GCCGCCAGCCCCGAGCTTGACCTCGGCGGTAAAGACGGGATCGAGCTATCGGCGAGCGACAGTGATTTCTCGCTCGAGCTGGGTGGCAGGGTCATTGCCGACACCGTGTCCTGGAACGTCGACAGCGCCGTAGAAACAGCCATCGGCGAACAGACCAGTGAGAGTGAATTCCGCCGCGCGAGGTTATACATGGCGGGCACCATCTACGGCTACGTGATCTTCAAAGCCCAGTACGAATTCGCCGGTGACAACGCCGACTTCAAGGACATGTACCTGGGTATAAAGGACATCCCCCGCCTGGGCACGGTCAAAGTCGGTCACTTCAAGGAGCCCTTCAGCCTCGAGGAGCTCACCAGTTCGAAATACATCACCTTCATGGAGCGCTCGCTTCCGGGGGTCTTCGCACCCTCGCGTAACACCGGGCTCGGATTTCACAGCACCGCGCTTGACGACCGCCTCACGCTGGCAGCCGGCCTGTTCCACGACAGCGACGGCATTGGCGACAGCGGCGACAAAAAGCTGAACTTCTCGGCCCGTGTTACCGGCACACCGATCAAGGAAGACGGCAGCCTGCTGCACCTGGGCCTTTCGTGGACCAGCCGCGACCCCGAAGACAACCTCCTCAGGCTCAGGCAACGCCCCGAGGTACACCTGGCCGACCGCTTTGTAGACACCGGCAGCGTGGCGGCCGAGGGCATGGACGTGCTGGGCCTCGAGGCGGCCGCTGTTCTCGGGCCGCTTTCGCTGCAGGGCGAGTACATGGCGGCTTCGCT
The nucleotide sequence above comes from Candidatus Binatota bacterium. Encoded proteins:
- a CDS encoding porin; its protein translation is MMIAAVPVVYGWRASREPVVVETREEKMREYYAPLALAALMMLPTLGAAASPELDLGGKDGIELSASDSDFSLELGGRVIADTVSWNVDSAVETAIGEQTSESEFRRARLYMAGTIYGYVIFKAQYEFAGDNADFKDMYLGIKDIPRLGTVKVGHFKEPFSLEELTSSKYITFMERSLPGVFAPSRNTGLGFHSTALDDRLTLAAGLFHDSDGIGDSGDKKLNFSARVTGTPIKEDGSLLHLGLSWTSRDPEDNLLRLRQRPEVHLADRFVDTGSVAAEGMDVLGLEAAAVLGPLSLQGEYMAASLDIAGGTDADLSGWYAYASWFVTGESRAYKAGKGVFSRVRPADNFTVDGGTGAVELAVRLSNLDLNDAGASVSGGELDDLTLGLNWYLDPSTRVMINWVNADIRGLGEADALQARFQVDF